In Helicobacter ibis, one genomic interval encodes:
- a CDS encoding single-stranded DNA-binding protein gives MFNKVILVGNLTRDVELRYSPSGLAVSKINLATNRKYKKQDGTQADEVCYIDVNLFGRTAEVANQYLKKGSQVLIEGRLVLESWTDNTGAKRSKHSISAESMQMLGRASKDEQSGGYGEYGSDNSYSSNGYGGDGYKESYPQRQNTKEPEVPVIDINDEEIPF, from the coding sequence ATGTTTAATAAAGTCATTTTAGTAGGGAATTTAACGCGTGATGTTGAGCTTAGATATTCACCAAGTGGATTGGCAGTATCAAAGATCAATCTAGCAACCAATAGAAAATATAAAAAACAAGACGGCACACAAGCAGATGAAGTGTGCTACATTGATGTAAATCTATTTGGAAGAACTGCAGAAGTGGCAAATCAATACTTAAAAAAAGGTTCTCAAGTTTTAATAGAGGGGCGTTTGGTGCTGGAGAGCTGGACTGATAACACTGGTGCTAAGAGAAGTAAGCACTCCATATCAGCTGAAAGTATGCAAATGCTAGGTAGAGCCTCCAAAGACGAACAAAGTGGCGGTTATGGGGAGTATGGTTCGGATAACTCTTATAGTAGCAATGGCTATGGTGGAGATGGATACAAAGAAAGCTATCCACAAAGACAAAACACAAAAGAACCAGAAGTGCCCGTTATTGATATAAATGATGAAGAAATACCATTTTAA